The stretch of DNA ATGCTTCCGGCTCAGAGGGCGTCGAGCGGGTGTATCCAGGTGAGCTCGGGGAAACGGGCGAAGCCCCGGTCGGCCGAGTAGAGGGTCGCGCCGCGCTCCATCGCGATCGCCGCGACGTACGCGTCGGGCACGAGGTTGCCCCGTGCCTCTCCGGTCCGGCATAACCGCTCGAAGATCGCCCAGTGGCGTGGGCCGGGATCTGCGGCGAGGACGTTCGCGCCCGTCCGCAGGGCATCGCTGAAGCTGAACGCCACATCGAGCGGCGTCGGCTCCCGGAAGACACGAGGGTGGGTGACGACACGGATGAAGCCCGAGAGCACCACCGAAGCGAGTCCGAGAGGCTCGTCTGCGCGACGCGCCTCCTCCAACCAGATCCGGTAGCGATCGTGATGCGGAACCTCGGGTCGGTGGGCGTAAACGAGGACCTTCACATCAACGAAGCGCACGCAGATCCTCGTCGCGATCCATGACATCACGTAGGGCCGCCCCCTCACCGAGGTCGACACCCGGCAGGGTCCCGCTGCCTCCGTAGGTCGGCAGTGGCGGCAGATCCTCGTCCGCGCGCCGCGCTGACGACTCGAACGACCGACGCAGCGCGTCCTCGATCACCTCGCCGACCGTGCGGCCATCCCGTGCGGCGCGTTCCTTCACCGCTCGGTAGAGGGCGTCGTCGATCCTGATGGTGGTCCGCATGTCGAGCATCTTAGCATCAGTACCTACCATCTTGATGCTGATGGCACATTTGGTCCGACACCTCAGCGCTGAAGCGGGCCACGCGTCGTCGTCCATCGCCGGGAGGACGTGTGCGTAGACGTCCAGGCGACAGCGGCTTGCCGTTCGTGCCGCCGCTGCGCATCAGCGGGGCGTGGAACCGGTCGAGGTCGCGCACCTCGATCGCGTCGAGGGCGAGATCTCCCAAGCCCGGAACGAGGTAGCGATCGACGATGCCCCGGTAGGCGTGTCAGGTGGGCGCGGCGAGACGCGGACGCTGGGTCTCCAGCCACTCCATCTGGTACGTCGACACGGTCCCGCCACGTGCGCCCTCGCTCGTCCCCGCCAGCATGGGGGCGTTCCCAGTACGCAGGCGAACGTGCCGCTACGACGTTGTGGACGAACCGCCGGGGTTCGCGCCCGAGATTCGAGACGGCCGTCGATCGGCGCGCGACCGTCTCGACGCCCGGAGGATGAGCGGGATCGCCCTCACGCCGGCTACCAGGCCCACCGCATGCGGTAGGCGTAGGCACGCAAGAGCCCCAGGCGCGTCTCCACCGGGAACGGCGTCCTGCGCCTCCACGGGGTCGCGCAGGCAGCCGAGGGCCGCGGCGTACGACCACGCGCGGGTGACGCTGGAGCAACAGTCCCAGGGCGGCGCCGTCACCGGATCGGGTCGCAGCCACCAGCTCAGCCGTATCAGCCATCGATCCCTCCGCCGCGAGCGGGCTAGTCACGCGGGGCCATCTTTCAGCCACCCGTAACTCCCGGGCCCCGATCGACGCATACGCCACTGTGAGTCACGGGCAACGACGCATCGTGACGAAGACATCACTTAGGAGACCAACGACATGCTCGAGACACTCTTCAGCGCGCTGAGCCTCAAGGTCGCTGCCGGTGCGGTCAGCGCCGTCACCGCAGCCGGCCTGGTCGCAGGCGCCACCGGGCAGCTCCCCGACGCCATGCAAGACGGGCTGAACCAAGCGGCCGCACGCGTCGGGATCTCGGTCCCCGCCGGCAGCCAGGACCAGCCGGTCAACACCACCGACCAGCGCAACACCGAGGAGGGCAACACCGAGGAGCTTGGCAACGAGGACGTCGAGACCCAACAGCGCGGCGGCGAAGATCGCAGCAGCACCGCCGAGGCGGTGCGTTCGGTGATCGACGAGCACCACGGCGAGCCGGGCGAGTTCGGTAACTCACAGTCGCAGTCCGACGACCCGAGCGCGTTCGGTCGTGCGGTGTCCGACGCCGCATCTAACGGTCGGGCGTCGGCAGGCCGCGACGCCGGTACCGACGTTGCCGATGACGAGCGCCCCGAGCAGCCCGCCGCGGCCGACGAGCACAGCGAGGTCAGCGACGCCCACCGTCCGCAAGACCCGCCGGCGGACGTCCCCGCCAACGAGGCCAGCGACGCCCACCGCCCGCAGGACCCCCCCGCGGACGCCGGTCAGGGCCAGCGCTCCAACAGCGTGGAGCGCCCCGCCCGCCCGTAACGGAGGCACGCAGGATCCAGCCATACCCGGAAGCGGACCCCGGACGACCTCGTCCGGGGTCCGTGCCATCAGAGGACGAGGTCAGGAGCGCACTGCGCATTTGCCACGTGCGCCGTTGATCACGGACGCCGTGGTGACCCCCAGGCGGCGGCACCTCCTGACACGATCGTCAGCGTGTCGGCATCTGCCGCGACTTCCGTCGGCGCTGCCACCCAGCCGGGACCGTCAGCCGGCGACGCGTTGGAAGACGACCAGGAACGCCATCAGGCTGAAGACCGTGCCGGCCATCGTGAAGATCATGGTGCGCGTCTGTGTGGTGATCGCGGTGACGATCTCGCCTCGCATTGCGGCCATGAGCCGGTGCTCGGCTTCACCCACACGGGAGTCGACCGCGTCGAACCGGTGGTCGACCGCGTCGAACCGTGCGTTCATGCGCTGCTCGAGCTCCCCGATCTCGCGGGTGAGCTCCTCGCGGGTGGCGAGCAGGTCATCGCGCGTGACGAGACGGGCTCCGGCCGGTGGCAGACGATCCATCAGGGCGCTCGCGGTCTCCGCTCCCAGCGTCCGCGTGAGCTGTTGCAGCAGCTCGCCGCTGGTCATCGCCGTCATGCTGCACCTCGGACGGTGGTACTGGCAACTGTCACCACCGTACGCCCGGCGTGCCGCGCCGCGGCCGCGGATCCGTGACCTATGTGGACGACGCGACGGGCTGGCCTCGAGCTGCAGGGCACTCGACTCCACCGGTCCACCCGGGTCTCCTTGAATCGCGGCGCGTAGCATGCACGGCGATGGCGATGGGGCTCGCCGACAACCGCCCGCGTGGCTGATGGCTCCTGTGACGACCGTCGGGGTTGACGCAGGAGGCCACGTGGCGAGCGACCCGCAGCTGACCGAACCCTCACCCGAGGAGCGCTGCCGGCTGCTGCGGGCGCTCGACGGGCCCCGTGCGACCGTCCGCCGCCACGTTCCCTTGGCGTGGCGTCGACGTCTCGCGGTGCTCATCGGCGGGTGTGCCGGCTCGGGCCTGCGGATCGTCGTCGCCACGCTGCCCGCCAACCCCGCGGGCTGGCCGTGGGCGACGTTCGTCGTCAACCTCACCGGTGCGCTGCTGCTCGGCTACCTGCTGGTCCGCTTCGAGCAGGCCGCCCCCACCACCGTGCTGACCATCCCGCTGCTGTGCGTCGGGGCGCTCGGCTCCTACACGACCTTCTCGGCGCTGTCGGCCGAGACCTGGCAGCTGGCGACCAGCGGACGGACGGGGGTCGCGGCCGGCTACGCCGCGGCGAGCATGCTCGGCGGGTTGCTGGCGGCGCTGGTCGCGATGCGACTCGCCGAGCGACGCCCGTGATCACCACCGCTGCGATCATCGCAGGAGGGCTCGGCGCGCTCGCCCGCTATGGCCTGACCGGGATCGTGCAACGCCGCACCGGGTCGAGCCAGCCGTGGGGCACCGCGGTCGTCAACATCACCGGCGCCGCGCTACTCGGGATGCT from Actinomycetota bacterium encodes:
- a CDS encoding ribbon-helix-helix domain-containing protein, whose protein sequence is MRTTIRIDDALYRAVKERAARDGRTVGEVIEDALRRSFESSARRADEDLPPLPTYGGSGTLPGVDLGEGAALRDVMDRDEDLRALR
- a CDS encoding CrcB family protein encodes the protein MASDPQLTEPSPEERCRLLRALDGPRATVRRHVPLAWRRRLAVLIGGCAGSGLRIVVATLPANPAGWPWATFVVNLTGALLLGYLLVRFEQAAPTTVLTIPLLCVGALGSYTTFSALSAETWQLATSGRTGVAAGYAAASMLGGLLAALVAMRLAERRP
- a CDS encoding type II toxin-antitoxin system VapC family toxin; translated protein: MRFVDVKVLVYAHRPEVPHHDRYRIWLEEARRADEPLGLASVVLSGFIRVVTHPRVFREPTPLDVAFSFSDALRTGANVLAADPGPRHWAIFERLCRTGEARGNLVPDAYVAAIAMERGATLYSADRGFARFPELTWIHPLDAL